From Rutidosis leptorrhynchoides isolate AG116_Rl617_1_P2 chromosome 3, CSIRO_AGI_Rlap_v1, whole genome shotgun sequence, a single genomic window includes:
- the LOC139898797 gene encoding uncharacterized protein isoform X5: protein MDVPVLTFDPPIADFIKFEGYICNYFTPAIAVKQVLCHKVEKQRILQSSINRTKSVWEFAFGSDLFTEVLYPLYLLPKWSSWIRSFSKGKSQYNIIT from the exons ATGGACGTTCCAGTACTCACATTTGATCCCCCGATTGCGGACTTCATAAAATTTGAG GGCTACATTTGTAATTATTTTACTCCTGCCATAGCTGTGAAGCAGGTTCTATGTCACAAG GTCGAAAAGCAAAGGATACTACAAAGTAGCATTAATAGAACAAAGTCCGTGTGGGAGTTTGCTTTCGGGTCAGATTTATTTACAGAAGTGTTATATCCGTTATACTTATTACCCAAATGGAGTTCCTGGATCAG GAGTTTTTCTAAGGGCAAATCACAGTATAACATTATAACATAA
- the LOC139898797 gene encoding uncharacterized protein isoform X6 has product MDVPVLTFDPPIADFIKFEGYICNYFTPAIAVKQVLCHKVEKQRILQSSINRTKSVWEFAFGSDLFTEVLYPLYLLPKWSSWISLLSFTADSST; this is encoded by the exons ATGGACGTTCCAGTACTCACATTTGATCCCCCGATTGCGGACTTCATAAAATTTGAG GGCTACATTTGTAATTATTTTACTCCTGCCATAGCTGTGAAGCAGGTTCTATGTCACAAG GTCGAAAAGCAAAGGATACTACAAAGTAGCATTAATAGAACAAAGTCCGTGTGGGAGTTTGCTTTCGGGTCAGATTTATTTACAGAAGTGTTATATCCGTTATACTTATTACCCAAATGGAGTTCCTGGATCAG CTTGCTATCATTTACAGCTGACAGCAGCACATAA
- the LOC139898797 gene encoding lon protease homolog 1, mitochondrial-like isoform X1: protein MELLDPEKNGSFMDHYLSILINLYKMQVLLICTTNVLGTIPNPLRARIEIIHIYGYNLDENVCIARDYLEKRARVVSGIKVDQVYLVFNIRNKKYYIQYYSLFIIYLYKFYGKLVFLTEGAIRSLAENYCRKAGTESPTPLRSDIQKDRVTTSLTRA from the exons ATGGAGCTCCTCGATCCAGAGAAAAACGGTTCTTTCATGGATCATTATCTGAGTATTCTGATCAATCTTTATAAG ATGCAGGTGCTCTTAATTTGCACAACAAATGTACTGGGAACAATACCAAATCCACTTAGAGCCCGAATCGAGATCATACACATCTATGGATATAATCTTGACGAGAATGTATGTATTGCCAGAGATTATTTGGAGAAAAGGGCACGAGTTGTGTCTGGTATAAAAGTTGATCAGGTTTATCTTGTCTTTaacataagaaataagaaatattacattcaatattattcTCTCTTCATTATATACTTGTATAAGTTTTATGGAAAGCTAGTCTTTTTGACAGAGGGAGCCATTCGTTCTTTGGCCGAAAACTATTGCAGAAAAGCAGGTACGGAATCTCCAACACCACTTAGATCGGATATACAGAAAG ATCGCGTTACAACTAGTCTGACAAGGGCTTGA
- the LOC139898797 gene encoding lon protease homolog 1, mitochondrial-like isoform X2 has product MELLDPEKNGSFMDHYLSILINLYKMQVLLICTTNVLGTIPNPLRARIEIIHIYGYNLDENVCIARDYLEKRARVVSGIKVDQVYLVFNIRNKKYYIQYYSLFIIYLYKFYGKLVFLTEGAIRSLAENYCRKADRVTTSLTRA; this is encoded by the exons ATGGAGCTCCTCGATCCAGAGAAAAACGGTTCTTTCATGGATCATTATCTGAGTATTCTGATCAATCTTTATAAG ATGCAGGTGCTCTTAATTTGCACAACAAATGTACTGGGAACAATACCAAATCCACTTAGAGCCCGAATCGAGATCATACACATCTATGGATATAATCTTGACGAGAATGTATGTATTGCCAGAGATTATTTGGAGAAAAGGGCACGAGTTGTGTCTGGTATAAAAGTTGATCAGGTTTATCTTGTCTTTaacataagaaataagaaatattacattcaatattattcTCTCTTCATTATATACTTGTATAAGTTTTATGGAAAGCTAGTCTTTTTGACAGAGGGAGCCATTCGTTCTTTGGCCGAAAACTATTGCAGAAAAGCAG ATCGCGTTACAACTAGTCTGACAAGGGCTTGA
- the LOC139898797 gene encoding lon protease homolog 1, mitochondrial-like isoform X3, which yields MELLDPEKNGSFMDHYLSILINLYKMQVLLICTTNVLGTIPNPLRARIEIIHIYGYNLDENVCIARDYLEKRARVVSGIKVDQREPFVLWPKTIAEKQVRNLQHHLDRIYRKIALQLV from the exons ATGGAGCTCCTCGATCCAGAGAAAAACGGTTCTTTCATGGATCATTATCTGAGTATTCTGATCAATCTTTATAAG ATGCAGGTGCTCTTAATTTGCACAACAAATGTACTGGGAACAATACCAAATCCACTTAGAGCCCGAATCGAGATCATACACATCTATGGATATAATCTTGACGAGAATGTATGTATTGCCAGAGATTATTTGGAGAAAAGGGCACGAGTTGTGTCTGGTATAAAAGTTGATCAG AGGGAGCCATTCGTTCTTTGGCCGAAAACTATTGCAGAAAAGCAGGTACGGAATCTCCAACACCACTTAGATCGGATATACAGAAAG ATCGCGTTACAACTAGTCTGA
- the LOC139898797 gene encoding lon protease homolog 1, mitochondrial-like isoform X4 codes for MELLDPEKNGSFMDHYLSILINLYKMQVLLICTTNVLGTIPNPLRARIEIIHIYGYNLDENVCIARDYLEKRARVVSGIKVDQREPFVLWPKTIAEKQIALQLV; via the exons ATGGAGCTCCTCGATCCAGAGAAAAACGGTTCTTTCATGGATCATTATCTGAGTATTCTGATCAATCTTTATAAG ATGCAGGTGCTCTTAATTTGCACAACAAATGTACTGGGAACAATACCAAATCCACTTAGAGCCCGAATCGAGATCATACACATCTATGGATATAATCTTGACGAGAATGTATGTATTGCCAGAGATTATTTGGAGAAAAGGGCACGAGTTGTGTCTGGTATAAAAGTTGATCAG AGGGAGCCATTCGTTCTTTGGCCGAAAACTATTGCAGAAAAGCAG ATCGCGTTACAACTAGTCTGA